The following are from one region of the Microbacterium paraoxydans genome:
- a CDS encoding aminotransferase class I/II-fold pyridoxal phosphate-dependent enzyme has translation MTTGDAGTAFRVGRSSRLDGVLYDLRGPVAARAAELESRGERILRLNIGNPAPFGFEAPPVIVEALREALPHAHGYSESPGLPETREAIRAHYARRAGFPSLGIEAVTVGNGVSELVGLTLQALLEPGDEVLIPSPDYPLWTASTVLAGGEPVHYPCVEEAGWLPDLDAMAAAIGPRTVAVVVINPNNPTGAVYPRETLEGIAELARRHGLLLLSDEIYDRVVYPGFTHVSTAQVAPDVPCVTFAGLSKTHRVAGYRAAWALTTGFAADDPFLSGLRLLASMRMCASVPAQHAITAALEHDTSLDALVSADGRLTAQRDAATAALRAIPGVDVHEAGGGLYLFPRLDPEVYGIRDDERLVLDFLDAERILLVHGRAFNGADTDHVRIAFLPETETLVDAVQRFGRFLQGYSPPGA, from the coding sequence ATGACGACCGGAGATGCCGGGACCGCGTTCCGGGTCGGGCGATCCTCGCGTCTCGACGGCGTGCTCTACGACCTGCGGGGCCCGGTCGCCGCGCGTGCCGCCGAGCTGGAGTCCCGCGGAGAACGGATCCTGCGCCTGAACATCGGCAACCCGGCGCCGTTCGGGTTCGAGGCGCCGCCGGTGATCGTGGAAGCTCTCCGCGAGGCGCTCCCGCATGCCCACGGATACTCGGAATCCCCGGGGCTGCCGGAGACGAGGGAGGCGATCCGCGCGCACTACGCGCGGCGGGCAGGGTTCCCGTCCCTCGGAATCGAGGCGGTGACCGTCGGCAACGGCGTGTCCGAGCTGGTGGGCCTCACGCTGCAGGCACTGCTGGAGCCGGGCGACGAAGTCCTGATCCCGAGTCCCGACTATCCGCTGTGGACCGCATCGACCGTCCTCGCCGGGGGTGAGCCCGTGCATTACCCCTGTGTGGAGGAGGCAGGGTGGCTTCCGGACCTCGACGCCATGGCGGCTGCGATCGGCCCCCGGACCGTCGCTGTCGTCGTCATCAATCCGAACAACCCGACCGGCGCCGTGTACCCCAGGGAGACGCTGGAGGGCATCGCGGAGCTGGCCCGTCGCCACGGTCTGCTGCTGCTCTCGGACGAGATCTACGACCGGGTCGTGTACCCCGGATTCACGCACGTCTCCACTGCCCAGGTCGCCCCCGATGTGCCCTGCGTCACCTTCGCCGGACTGTCCAAGACCCATCGCGTCGCCGGGTACCGGGCCGCCTGGGCGCTGACGACCGGGTTCGCTGCGGACGATCCGTTCCTCTCCGGTCTGCGGCTGCTCGCGTCGATGCGGATGTGCGCGTCCGTGCCCGCGCAGCATGCGATCACGGCGGCTCTGGAGCACGACACGTCGCTCGATGCGCTCGTCTCGGCGGACGGGCGGCTGACGGCGCAACGCGACGCCGCCACGGCGGCGCTCCGCGCGATCCCCGGCGTCGACGTTCACGAGGCGGGCGGGGGGCTCTACCTCTTCCCCCGCCTCGACCCTGAGGTGTACGGCATCCGTGACGACGAGCGCCTGGTCCTCGACTTCCTCGATGCGGAACGCATCCTCCTCGTGCACGGTCGCGCCTTCAACGGCGCCGACACCGACCACGTGCGCATCGCCTTCCTGCCCGAGACGGAGACCCTGGTCGATGCGGTGCAGCGCTTCGGCCGCTTCCTGCAGGGGTACTCGCCGCCCGGCGCGTGA
- a CDS encoding DedA family protein, protein MTPGTLPLAASAPGYDGFIGWVLSLIETLGEVGVGLAVLIETFVPPIPSEAILPAAGFLAYDGRMNAWGAWAAATIGGLVGAWLWYALGAAVGRDRTRRIVGRIPLLDHDDFDKAEAFFARWGGGAVLFGRCVPLVRSFISIPAGIERMALWKFTMYTLVGSAVWNGIWIGLGFAFGPAIRPILEQWSGVISDVVVGLLILLLLVFIALRIRRRVREAAARRAEDNGSA, encoded by the coding sequence ATGACCCCCGGCACCCTGCCCCTCGCCGCTTCCGCCCCCGGTTACGACGGCTTCATCGGCTGGGTGCTCAGCCTCATCGAGACCCTCGGCGAGGTCGGTGTCGGTCTCGCGGTGCTCATCGAGACGTTCGTCCCCCCGATCCCGTCCGAGGCGATCCTGCCCGCGGCGGGCTTCCTCGCCTACGACGGCCGGATGAACGCCTGGGGCGCCTGGGCCGCAGCCACCATCGGCGGGCTCGTCGGTGCGTGGCTCTGGTACGCGCTCGGCGCCGCGGTCGGCCGGGACCGCACCCGACGCATCGTCGGACGCATCCCCCTCCTCGACCACGACGACTTCGACAAGGCGGAGGCGTTCTTCGCGCGCTGGGGCGGCGGCGCGGTGCTGTTCGGCCGCTGCGTGCCCCTCGTGCGCTCCTTCATCTCGATCCCGGCAGGGATCGAGCGCATGGCCCTGTGGAAGTTCACGATGTACACCCTGGTCGGCTCGGCGGTCTGGAACGGCATCTGGATCGGCCTCGGCTTCGCCTTCGGCCCCGCCATCCGGCCGATCCTCGAGCAGTGGAGCGGTGTGATCTCCGACGTGGTCGTCGGCCTGCTCATCCTGCTGCTCCTGGTGTTCATTGCGCTGCGCATCCGCCGCCGCGTGCGGGAGGCCGCGGCACGGCGCGCCGAGGACAACGGGTCCGCCTGA
- a CDS encoding carboxymuconolactone decarboxylase family protein — protein MPNVPLVDRETATGPVKEQLEQIGSAFGAVPAMFRAVANSPAALTSMWSAFGAYGGGTLGAALGEQIAVAVANRNSCGYCLAAHTALGKKAGLTTEVLAAAQDGASDDPRTAALLAFALKLVEERGQVTSADVDALRAHGWNDEQIVETIGQVALNLFTNYVNIALDVPIDFPTVPLRRAA, from the coding sequence ATGCCCAACGTCCCTCTCGTCGACCGTGAGACCGCCACCGGCCCCGTCAAGGAGCAGCTGGAGCAGATCGGCTCCGCCTTCGGCGCCGTCCCCGCCATGTTCCGCGCGGTCGCGAACTCGCCCGCCGCGCTCACCAGCATGTGGAGCGCTTTCGGCGCTTACGGTGGGGGCACGCTCGGTGCGGCCCTGGGCGAGCAGATCGCCGTCGCCGTCGCGAACCGCAACTCGTGCGGCTACTGCCTGGCCGCGCACACGGCGCTCGGCAAGAAGGCCGGCCTCACGACCGAGGTGCTCGCCGCCGCCCAGGACGGCGCCTCCGACGACCCCCGCACGGCGGCACTGCTGGCCTTCGCGCTCAAGCTCGTCGAGGAGCGGGGTCAGGTGACCTCGGCCGACGTCGACGCCCTCCGCGCGCACGGCTGGAACGACGAGCAGATCGTCGAGACCATCGGCCAGGTCGCGCTGAACCTCTTCACGAACTACGTGAACATCGCGCTCGACGTGCCGATCGACTTCCCGACGGTGCCACTGCGTCGCGCCGCCTGA
- a CDS encoding DegT/DnrJ/EryC1/StrS family aminotransferase: MQKDFIPAAAPLIGDDEVAAVERVLRSGMLAQGPEVAAFEREFATRFVEGRTTVAVNSGTSGQLLGLLAAGVGPGDEVIVPSFTFAAVANSVVLAGATPVFVDIEPTHFTLDPTRVRAAVTARTKGVMPVHLYGHPFLVDGIEEVANDHGLAIYEDAAQAHGAAWRGRPAGTIGTFGMFSLYPTKNMTAIEGGMVSCADEQVARRIRLLRNQGMETQYANEVVGYNNRMSEVHAAVGRVQLGRVAAWTRRRQGNAAFLDAALAGIDGLTVPAVAEGAEHVYHQYTVRIAAGERDRVRDALRDEHGVGSGVYYPIPNHRLPSLARFAPTDELPETERAAQEVLSLPVHPSLTAGDLDRIVTGVAAVMSAGG; this comes from the coding sequence ATGCAGAAGGACTTCATCCCGGCCGCCGCGCCGCTCATCGGCGACGACGAGGTGGCAGCCGTCGAACGGGTGCTCCGCAGCGGGATGCTCGCGCAGGGCCCCGAGGTGGCGGCGTTCGAGCGCGAGTTCGCGACCCGGTTCGTGGAGGGTCGCACCACCGTCGCGGTCAACTCCGGGACGAGCGGGCAGCTCCTGGGGCTGCTCGCCGCCGGTGTGGGGCCGGGCGACGAGGTGATCGTGCCGTCCTTCACCTTCGCGGCGGTCGCGAACTCCGTGGTGCTGGCCGGAGCGACGCCGGTGTTCGTCGACATCGAACCGACGCACTTCACGCTGGATCCGACCCGGGTCCGTGCCGCGGTCACCGCCCGCACGAAGGGCGTCATGCCCGTGCATCTGTACGGGCACCCGTTCCTCGTGGACGGTATCGAGGAGGTCGCCAACGACCACGGTCTCGCCATCTACGAAGATGCTGCGCAGGCCCACGGCGCTGCGTGGCGAGGGAGGCCGGCGGGGACCATCGGCACGTTCGGCATGTTCAGCCTCTATCCGACGAAGAACATGACGGCGATCGAGGGCGGCATGGTGTCCTGTGCGGACGAGCAGGTGGCGCGCCGTATCCGTCTGCTCCGCAACCAGGGCATGGAGACGCAGTACGCGAACGAGGTCGTCGGCTACAACAACCGGATGAGCGAGGTGCATGCCGCGGTCGGTCGGGTGCAGCTCGGGCGGGTCGCCGCCTGGACCCGGCGGCGACAGGGGAACGCCGCGTTCCTCGACGCCGCGCTCGCCGGCATCGACGGGCTCACGGTGCCCGCGGTCGCGGAGGGCGCCGAGCACGTCTACCACCAGTACACGGTGCGGATCGCCGCGGGGGAGCGCGACCGGGTACGCGACGCTCTCCGCGATGAGCACGGGGTGGGTTCCGGCGTCTACTACCCGATCCCGAACCATCGGCTGCCCTCGCTGGCGCGCTTCGCTCCGACCGATGAGCTGCCGGAGACGGAACGCGCGGCGCAGGAGGTGCTCTCCCTCCCCGTGCACCCTTCGCTCACGGCCGGCGATCTCGACCGGATCGTGACGGGGGTCGCGGCGGTGATGTCGGCCGGCGGCTGA
- a CDS encoding aminotransferase class I/II-fold pyridoxal phosphate-dependent enzyme: MGTAESRDGETDAISGVTAAEISESVRDLVERGTLVAGDRLPPVRTLAERLGVNRNTVLAAYRSLVTARIATTGGRTGTTVLGPAATPDEGFTPGTALRDIANGNPQAALLPDLVAALATVRPHPVLYGESVIDAELAEWATRWIAEDQPRPFRLSVTAGAVDAVERLLAQTLVHGDRVGLEDPCFLSSIQTARLAGYAPVAIPVDEEGMTVEGVREALESGVRAIVCTPRAHNPTGASITPSRAEELREVLAPHPHVLVIEDDHFSLLSPTPYATIIGPAQERWALVRSVSKFLGPDMRLALTASDPVTAERLALRLSPGTMWVSHVMQQLAATMLRDEGVHRLVAEAGARYAARNRSFAALASARGLDVAAESGLNVWVDVREDAGVVAARLAHRGWLVRPGSEFALEDESASGHHLRLTVHDLDDADLRRLADDVAAASGPAPAEGDG, encoded by the coding sequence ATGGGCACGGCGGAGAGCAGAGACGGCGAGACCGATGCGATCAGCGGAGTCACCGCCGCCGAGATCTCCGAGAGCGTGCGCGACCTCGTCGAGCGGGGGACGCTCGTCGCGGGGGACCGTCTGCCGCCGGTCCGCACTCTCGCCGAGCGGCTGGGCGTGAATCGCAACACCGTGCTCGCCGCCTATCGCTCCCTCGTGACGGCGCGCATCGCCACCACCGGCGGGCGCACCGGCACGACCGTGCTCGGCCCTGCAGCCACGCCGGATGAGGGCTTCACGCCCGGAACGGCACTCCGCGACATCGCCAACGGCAACCCGCAGGCCGCCTTGCTCCCCGACCTCGTCGCGGCTCTCGCGACCGTGCGTCCCCATCCCGTCCTCTACGGCGAATCCGTCATCGATGCCGAGCTCGCCGAGTGGGCGACACGATGGATCGCGGAGGATCAGCCTCGTCCCTTCCGGCTCTCGGTCACCGCGGGCGCGGTCGACGCGGTGGAGCGCCTGCTCGCCCAGACGCTCGTGCACGGCGACCGGGTGGGCCTGGAGGATCCGTGCTTCCTGTCCAGCATCCAGACCGCGCGGTTGGCCGGCTACGCCCCGGTCGCGATACCGGTCGACGAGGAGGGGATGACGGTGGAGGGCGTCCGTGAGGCCCTGGAGAGCGGCGTGCGCGCGATCGTCTGCACGCCTCGCGCCCACAACCCCACCGGGGCCAGCATCACTCCCTCCCGCGCCGAGGAGCTCCGCGAGGTGCTCGCTCCGCACCCCCACGTGCTGGTGATCGAGGACGACCACTTCTCGCTGCTCTCCCCGACCCCGTACGCCACCATCATCGGGCCGGCCCAGGAACGCTGGGCGCTGGTGCGGTCGGTCTCCAAGTTCCTCGGCCCTGACATGCGGTTGGCCCTCACGGCGTCCGATCCGGTCACCGCTGAGCGCCTTGCCCTCAGGCTCAGTCCCGGCACCATGTGGGTGAGCCATGTCATGCAGCAGCTCGCGGCGACGATGCTGCGCGACGAGGGAGTGCACCGGCTGGTCGCGGAGGCAGGCGCCCGGTACGCCGCGCGCAACAGGTCCTTCGCCGCGCTCGCGTCCGCTCGAGGGCTGGACGTCGCTGCGGAGAGCGGGTTGAACGTGTGGGTCGACGTCCGCGAGGATGCGGGGGTCGTCGCCGCGCGGCTCGCGCACCGCGGATGGCTCGTGCGACCAGGGTCGGAGTTCGCGCTGGAGGACGAATCCGCCAGTGGACACCATCTGCGGCTGACCGTGCACGACCTCGATGACGCCGACCTGCGACGCCTGGCCGACGACGTGGCCGCCGCCTCCGGCCCGGCACCGGCCGAGGGGGACGGATGA
- a CDS encoding DNA/RNA non-specific endonuclease has translation MTDGYDPGFLGIPLPLPVPPMAVRTLPAPRFTVLLDPERRLAAVTAVTIDGARLRDLPRTGEWRLDHRIPAEEQAGPAVYGRNDLDRGHLVRRRDPGWGELADARAAMEATFTYPNAAPQAAVFNQSKDLWLGLEDHVLAYAETTAQRLTVFTAPVLDDTDPPYRGIRVPLRYWKIAAWNAEGRLAAAAFLLDQTELVDTREGALAVASLGAFRTFQVPVSEITALTGVDLGPLPDADVLPRRGIRETGWRPLHTADDIVV, from the coding sequence ATGACGGACGGCTACGACCCCGGTTTCCTCGGCATCCCGCTCCCGCTCCCCGTGCCTCCGATGGCGGTGCGCACCCTGCCGGCTCCGCGGTTCACGGTGCTGCTGGACCCGGAGCGGCGGCTCGCCGCGGTGACGGCCGTCACCATCGACGGCGCCCGCCTGCGGGACCTCCCCCGGACAGGTGAGTGGCGCCTCGATCACCGGATACCGGCGGAGGAGCAGGCGGGGCCCGCCGTGTACGGCCGGAACGACCTCGACCGCGGGCATCTCGTGCGCCGCCGCGATCCGGGCTGGGGCGAGCTCGCCGACGCCCGCGCGGCCATGGAGGCGACCTTCACGTACCCCAACGCCGCCCCGCAGGCCGCCGTGTTCAACCAGTCGAAAGACCTCTGGCTCGGACTGGAGGATCACGTGCTCGCGTATGCGGAGACCACCGCGCAGCGCCTCACGGTGTTCACCGCCCCCGTGCTCGACGACACCGACCCCCCGTACCGCGGCATCCGCGTCCCCCTCCGGTACTGGAAGATCGCGGCCTGGAATGCCGAGGGCCGACTCGCCGCCGCCGCGTTCCTCCTCGATCAGACCGAACTCGTCGACACCCGGGAGGGTGCCCTCGCCGTCGCGTCGCTCGGAGCCTTCCGCACGTTCCAGGTGCCGGTCTCCGAGATCACCGCCCTCACCGGAGTCGACCTCGGCCCGCTGCCCGACGCCGACGTCCTCCCCCGACGCGGGATCCGCGAGACCGGATGGCGCCCGCTGCACACGGCCGACGACATCGTCGTGTGA
- a CDS encoding HAD-IA family hydrolase yields MPKIAHEVQSAEVVVRAAGILFDCDGVLVDSVPSAAIAWGAWARRYAPGFDFLRDAPHGRRPSEVVATLVEPERADEATADLLARELAVASATAGIPGAAALLVALPGDLWAVATSSNRAVATARMRGAGIPAPALLVAAEDVDRGKPAPDPYLRAALLLGRDPGDCVVFEDSAPGIHAARAAGAGLVVGVGAASASAHPDLIVRDLSRVRWSGGALRLPVLNGAR; encoded by the coding sequence ATGCCAAAAATAGCACACGAGGTTCAGAGTGCCGAGGTGGTCGTGCGCGCGGCTGGGATCCTGTTCGACTGCGACGGCGTGCTGGTGGATTCCGTCCCCTCGGCGGCGATCGCGTGGGGCGCCTGGGCCCGTCGGTATGCCCCGGGATTCGACTTCCTCCGAGACGCCCCGCACGGCAGGCGACCGAGTGAGGTGGTCGCGACGCTCGTCGAGCCGGAGCGGGCGGACGAGGCGACGGCCGACCTCCTCGCGCGTGAGCTCGCCGTCGCGTCGGCGACGGCGGGGATCCCCGGGGCGGCCGCTCTGCTCGTCGCGCTGCCGGGTGACCTGTGGGCGGTCGCGACGAGCAGCAACAGGGCCGTCGCGACCGCGCGGATGCGCGGAGCGGGCATCCCGGCGCCCGCCCTTCTCGTCGCCGCCGAAGACGTGGACCGCGGCAAACCCGCGCCCGACCCCTACCTCCGCGCCGCGCTCCTGCTCGGGCGGGACCCGGGGGACTGTGTGGTCTTCGAGGACTCGGCGCCGGGGATCCATGCGGCGAGGGCAGCCGGAGCAGGGCTCGTGGTCGGGGTGGGCGCAGCCTCTGCGTCGGCGCACCCCGACCTGATCGTGCGCGACCTCTCCCGGGTGCGTTGGAGCGGCGGAGCGCTGCGTCTCCCGGTGCTCAACGGAGCGCGCTGA
- a CDS encoding AraC family transcriptional regulator, protein MPPLDRLTPLLDRFRVRSRLFHTGPLCGTTVFAASAGHGFLHVLRRGEMEVTHQRPGGGIERETITRPSLLFFPRPIDHTFLNAPTEESDFACATIDFDGGATHPLVRTLPSVIVLPLDEVSTLGPALDLLFAEVDNVRCGRPLLADRMFEVVLIQLLRWMLDHSGDLALPPGLLPGLADERLAPALVAMHEAPGEPWTLDSLARTATMSRSAFAARFKDVVGRAPGDYLTEWRLTIAQEQLRAGMSVSAVAADLGYASASAFSRAFTQRLGRSPRAWLGLAA, encoded by the coding sequence ATGCCGCCGCTTGACCGCCTCACCCCGCTGCTCGACCGCTTCCGGGTGCGCAGCCGCCTGTTCCACACCGGACCCCTGTGCGGGACCACGGTCTTCGCCGCGAGTGCGGGCCACGGTTTCCTTCACGTGCTGCGTCGCGGCGAGATGGAGGTGACGCACCAGCGCCCGGGCGGCGGCATCGAGCGCGAGACGATCACCCGCCCCAGCCTGCTGTTCTTCCCCCGCCCCATCGATCACACCTTCCTCAACGCCCCGACCGAGGAGTCCGACTTCGCCTGCGCGACGATCGACTTCGACGGCGGAGCGACGCATCCGCTCGTCCGCACCCTCCCGTCCGTGATCGTCCTTCCGCTCGACGAGGTGTCCACCCTCGGCCCAGCACTCGACCTCCTGTTCGCCGAGGTCGACAACGTGCGCTGCGGGCGCCCCCTCCTGGCCGACCGCATGTTCGAGGTCGTCCTCATCCAGCTTCTGCGCTGGATGCTCGATCACTCCGGTGATCTGGCCCTGCCGCCGGGGCTGCTGCCCGGCCTGGCCGACGAGCGCCTCGCCCCGGCCCTCGTGGCGATGCACGAGGCGCCCGGCGAACCGTGGACGCTCGACTCCCTCGCGCGGACCGCAACGATGTCGCGCAGCGCCTTCGCGGCGCGCTTCAAGGACGTCGTGGGCCGCGCCCCAGGGGACTACCTCACCGAGTGGCGCCTCACGATCGCTCAGGAGCAGCTCCGCGCGGGGATGTCGGTGAGCGCTGTCGCCGCCGACCTCGGCTATGCGAGCGCCTCTGCCTTCTCCCGGGCGTTCACCCAGCGTCTCGGCCGCTCGCCGCGCGCCTGGCTCGGCCTCGCCGCCTGA
- a CDS encoding glutamine amidotransferase, with translation MSASRTPRTALAVRHVPFEDLGILAPLLTERGYETTLLDAGIDELDADAVDGADLLIVLGGPIGVYDDDRYPFLRSSKTAVAARLDSGGATLGVCLGAQLLAESLGAEVRPTGAVEIGFGPLALTPEGRESVLAPLDGEPVLHWHGDEFTIPAGAQSLAHTPGFPHQAFAVGRTLGLQFHLEADHRAIERWLIGHAHELHHHGIDPRSIREQARTLGPRLETLATRVLTDWLDAVEV, from the coding sequence ATGTCCGCGTCCCGCACCCCCCGAACGGCCCTCGCCGTCCGCCACGTCCCCTTCGAAGACCTCGGCATCCTCGCTCCCCTGCTGACGGAGCGCGGCTACGAGACCACCCTTCTCGATGCCGGCATCGACGAGCTCGACGCGGACGCCGTCGACGGGGCCGACCTGCTCATCGTCCTCGGCGGACCGATCGGGGTGTACGACGACGATCGCTACCCGTTCCTGCGCTCCTCGAAGACCGCCGTCGCGGCGCGACTCGACAGCGGCGGCGCCACGCTCGGTGTCTGCCTCGGCGCGCAGCTCCTGGCCGAGTCCCTGGGCGCAGAGGTCCGGCCGACCGGGGCGGTCGAGATCGGCTTCGGCCCGCTCGCATTGACCCCCGAGGGCCGGGAGTCCGTCCTGGCCCCTCTCGACGGTGAGCCCGTGCTCCACTGGCATGGGGACGAGTTCACGATCCCTGCCGGCGCGCAGTCCCTGGCGCACACGCCCGGCTTCCCGCATCAGGCCTTCGCGGTGGGCCGCACTCTCGGCCTCCAGTTCCACCTGGAAGCCGACCACCGCGCCATCGAGCGCTGGCTCATCGGCCACGCCCACGAACTGCATCACCACGGCATCGACCCGCGATCGATCCGCGAACAGGCACGCACGCTCGGCCCGCGGCTCGAGACTCTCGCCACCCGCGTCCTCACCGACTGGCTGGATGCGGTCGAGGTCTAG